One region of Oxalobacteraceae bacterium OTU3CAMAD1 genomic DNA includes:
- a CDS encoding ABC transporter permease — protein MSRLEKRPEPSRRMMLASPLIAAVAMLLTGSVMFFFLGQEPLHAFHVYFIKPWTTLYGVGELLLKATPLILCGVGLAIGFRANVANIGADGQLTVGAIAAGAVALYFDQVQAWWVLPLMLAAGALGGMLWAAIPALLRTRFNTSEILVSLMLVYVAYHLLSYLVHGPMRDPDGFNFPQSKMFGESATLPLLVEGLRVNAAFILSLVAAAAAWFFCKHTFAGYRMQVSGMAPAAALYAGFSEPRNVWLAFMVSGALAGVAGVGEVAGPLGQMQPSVSAGYGFAAIIVAYVGRLHPLGVVLSALLMSLLYIGGETAQIELQVPSAITGMFQGLLLFYLLAADLFIHYRFKPRKRHLPAVVGETA, from the coding sequence ATGTCCAGGCTTGAAAAACGTCCAGAACCTTCGCGCCGCATGATGCTGGCGTCGCCGCTGATCGCGGCGGTGGCCATGCTGCTGACCGGCTCCGTGATGTTCTTCTTCCTCGGGCAGGAGCCGCTGCACGCCTTCCATGTGTATTTCATCAAGCCTTGGACCACCCTGTACGGCGTGGGTGAGTTGCTGCTGAAGGCGACGCCGCTGATCCTGTGCGGCGTGGGGCTGGCGATCGGTTTCCGCGCCAACGTCGCCAATATCGGGGCGGATGGCCAACTGACCGTCGGCGCGATCGCCGCCGGCGCCGTGGCGCTGTACTTCGACCAGGTCCAGGCTTGGTGGGTGCTGCCGCTGATGCTGGCCGCCGGCGCGCTGGGCGGCATGCTGTGGGCGGCGATACCGGCGCTGTTGCGCACCCGCTTCAACACCAGCGAAATTTTGGTCAGCCTGATGCTGGTGTACGTGGCCTACCATCTACTGAGTTATCTGGTGCACGGGCCGATGCGCGATCCGGACGGGTTCAATTTCCCGCAGTCGAAGATGTTCGGCGAATCGGCCACCTTGCCGCTGCTGGTGGAGGGCTTGCGGGTCAACGCCGCCTTCATCCTGTCGCTGGTCGCGGCGGCGGCGGCGTGGTTCTTCTGCAAGCACACCTTTGCCGGCTACCGCATGCAGGTCAGCGGCATGGCGCCGGCCGCCGCGCTCTACGCGGGCTTCAGCGAACCGCGCAACGTGTGGCTGGCGTTCATGGTCAGCGGCGCGCTGGCCGGCGTGGCCGGCGTCGGCGAGGTGGCAGGTCCGCTGGGGCAGATGCAGCCGTCGGTGTCGGCCGGCTACGGCTTCGCGGCGATCATCGTCGCCTATGTGGGCCGCCTGCATCCGCTGGGCGTGGTGTTGTCGGCGTTGTTGATGTCGCTGCTGTACATCGGCGGCGAGACCGCGCAGATCGAGTTGCAGGTACCGTCGGCGATCACCGGCATGTTCCAGGGATTGCTGCTGTTTTACCTGCTGGCGGCCGACCTGTTTATCCACTACCGATTCAAACCGCGCAAGCGCCATCTGCCTGCAGTCGTTGGAGAAACCGCATGA